The following proteins are encoded in a genomic region of Vanessa cardui chromosome W, ilVanCard2.1, whole genome shotgun sequence:
- the LOC124542693 gene encoding uncharacterized protein LOC124542693: MSVRDQNISRWLEECDSDSEDQRDVPEIPNEDCSDVEDVPLDHVIDGECQSDSEIDVCELREDDDDLPVDDASSDDDVPLARYRNYYGKNRFRWSSQPPVLRSRTLQHNIVSQPPGLKRNFRDVLNRNTTPSDIWKLFFTDDMLEEIVKHTNEKIRKIRPNYQIQTCV; the protein is encoded by the coding sequence ATGTCTGTACGCGATCAAAATATCAGTAGATGGTTGGAGGAGTGTGATTCAGATTCAGAGGATCAAAGGGACGTGCCGGAAATACCAAATGAAGATTGCAGTGACGTAGAAGATGTACCATTAGACCACGTCATTGATGGTGAGTGTCAATCGGACTCTGAAATTGATGTTTGTGAGTTAAGagaagatgatgatgatctgCCAGTTGATGATGCGTCTTCCGATGATGATGTTCCATTGGCAAGGTACAGGAATTATTACGGAAAAAATCGGTTCCGTTGGTCGTCTCAACCTCCAGTTTTGCGATCAAGGACTTTGCAACACAACATCGTTAGTCAACCTCCAGGATTGAAAAGGAACTTCAGAGATGTTTTAAACAGAAATACAACACCATCTGATATATGGAAGTTATTTTTTACTGATGATATGTTAGAAGAAATTGTTAAgcatacaaatgaaaaaataagaaagataAGACCTAACTATCAAATTCAGACATGTGTTTAA